A part of Larkinella insperata genomic DNA contains:
- a CDS encoding DUF2490 domain-containing protein translates to MNLKILGWLTVFGLVSLSSVGQQKRILDHNSIGWFVYDGDHELSKKWSLHTEYQWRRIDYIRTWQQSLARLGVNYKLTDKLQLGGGYTYFVTFPYGDHPVADRGVPTPEHRLYQDLELADTAGRFALSHRFRLEQRWLSEQAPEDPRRISGWSYENRARYQITVNYPLQGAAIDDNEFYLTFFDELFISFGRNAGANIFNQNRLLGGLGYQFQDNFQLELGFLNQITQHADTDPATNNPVFEFNNGFRLNVAFGF, encoded by the coding sequence ATGAATCTGAAAATCTTAGGCTGGCTTACGGTGTTCGGGCTGGTATCGCTGTCGAGCGTTGGGCAGCAAAAACGCATTCTGGACCATAACTCAATTGGCTGGTTTGTCTATGACGGCGACCACGAACTGAGCAAAAAGTGGTCGTTGCACACGGAGTACCAATGGCGCCGGATTGATTACATCCGGACCTGGCAGCAGTCGCTGGCCCGGTTGGGGGTGAACTACAAACTGACGGATAAGCTCCAGCTCGGCGGGGGGTATACGTATTTCGTCACATTCCCGTACGGCGATCACCCCGTGGCAGACCGGGGCGTTCCGACGCCGGAACACCGGTTGTACCAGGATCTGGAACTGGCCGACACTGCCGGACGGTTTGCGCTCAGTCACCGGTTTCGGCTGGAGCAACGCTGGCTGAGCGAACAAGCCCCGGAAGACCCGCGCCGAATCAGCGGCTGGTCGTACGAAAACCGGGCGCGGTACCAGATTACGGTCAATTACCCGCTGCAAGGCGCTGCGATCGACGACAACGAGTTTTACCTGACCTTTTTCGACGAACTGTTTATCAGCTTTGGCAGGAATGCGGGGGCAAACATCTTCAATCAGAACCGGCTTCTGGGCGGTTTAGGGTATCAGTTTCAGGACAACTTTCAGCTTGAACTCGGCTTTCTTAACCAGATTACGCAACACGCCGATACCGATCCCGCTACAAACAATCCGGTGTTTGAGTTCAACAACGGTTTCCGGTTGAATGTGGCCTTTGGGTTTTAA
- a CDS encoding toxin-antitoxin system YwqK family antitoxin, translated as MSSFYLICLAGALLASPGDETKKNRRLKNRFERQEYLNSVQEITYHDRWKKMATVQTFDKANRRLSEEHYRDYQQRIRHGRTRSWFPNGQLHWTCDFKDNQINGPFFSYYEDGTLKRRELYRLGQVRRKGECFTANGEPTPCQPLVQQAEFEGGPKKFVQFLKGRLRQIQSPEPSIFITLEGTLSESGILYNLRPMSYLKNRPESEQKLASQLVENLRDMPQWRPLVIDDQATQSDLLISIHLYGGRVYSANYGYNTM; from the coding sequence ATGAGCAGCTTTTATCTGATCTGCCTGGCTGGTGCATTACTGGCCTCCCCCGGCGACGAAACGAAGAAGAACCGTCGGCTGAAAAACCGCTTCGAACGGCAGGAATACCTTAATTCCGTTCAGGAAATCACCTACCACGACCGCTGGAAAAAAATGGCAACCGTGCAGACGTTCGACAAAGCCAACCGGCGGCTGTCGGAAGAACACTACCGGGATTACCAGCAACGCATCCGCCACGGGCGCACTCGGTCGTGGTTTCCGAACGGGCAACTCCACTGGACCTGCGACTTCAAGGATAATCAGATTAACGGTCCGTTTTTTTCGTATTACGAAGACGGCACCCTCAAACGGCGGGAGCTTTACCGGCTGGGCCAGGTCCGGAGAAAAGGCGAATGTTTTACGGCCAACGGCGAGCCAACCCCGTGTCAGCCGCTGGTGCAGCAGGCCGAGTTTGAGGGCGGCCCCAAGAAATTCGTCCAGTTTTTAAAAGGGCGGCTTCGCCAGATTCAATCCCCTGAGCCATCGATATTCATTACGCTGGAAGGCACCTTGTCGGAAAGCGGCATTCTGTACAATCTTCGGCCCATGTCCTACCTGAAAAACCGTCCGGAATCCGAACAGAAACTGGCGAGTCAGCTCGTTGAAAACCTGCGGGATATGCCCCAGTGGCGGCCCCTGGTCATCGATGATCAGGCGACCCAAAGCGATTTGCTCATCAGCATTCACCTCTACGGTGGTCGGGTCTACAGCGCCAATTACGGCTACAATACGATGTAA